One Coriobacteriia bacterium genomic window carries:
- a CDS encoding DUF1295 domain-containing protein has translation MASVAFTRTDVADVAWGLGFVVLAWWGALLVPAVPSARGILAAVLVSVWGVRLAVHIARRGFRAGGREDARYAAMREGASGSWALRSLPVVFWLQGALMGLVAAPLTVMAAAPSVPLDVADLVAVAVFVGGFLLEATADVQLGRWLADPSHKGRPLVTGVWAWSRHPNHAGDAIAWWGLGLLALPVAGGALALLGPLAMTLLLRYVSGVPLLEKRHIGEEEWDAYRARTSIFWPAPPRAR, from the coding sequence GTGGCTTCTGTCGCGTTCACGCGTACCGACGTTGCGGACGTCGCGTGGGGCCTCGGGTTCGTCGTGCTCGCCTGGTGGGGTGCGCTTCTGGTGCCTGCCGTGCCGAGCGCCCGGGGCATACTTGCCGCGGTGCTCGTGTCCGTGTGGGGCGTCCGGCTCGCGGTGCACATCGCCCGCAGGGGATTTCGCGCAGGGGGGCGCGAGGATGCGCGCTACGCCGCGATGCGCGAGGGCGCCTCTGGGTCGTGGGCGCTGCGCAGTCTGCCGGTCGTGTTCTGGCTGCAGGGTGCGCTGATGGGGCTCGTCGCTGCGCCCCTCACGGTTATGGCGGCCGCACCTTCAGTACCGTTGGACGTTGCCGATCTGGTCGCGGTGGCCGTCTTCGTTGGGGGATTCTTGCTCGAGGCCACGGCCGACGTGCAGCTCGGGCGCTGGCTCGCCGATCCGTCGCATAAGGGACGGCCGCTCGTTACCGGGGTGTGGGCCTGGTCGCGCCACCCGAACCACGCGGGCGATGCGATCGCCTGGTGGGGCCTCGGCCTTCTGGCCCTCCCGGTCGCCGGAGGCGCGCTCGCGCTGCTTGGGCCGCTCGCCATGACGCTCCTCCTGCGCTACGTCTCCGGCGTGCCGCTTCTGGAGAAGCGCCATATCGGCGAGGAGGAGTGGGACGCGTACCGAGCCAGGACGAGCATCTTCTGGCCAGCGCCGCCGAGGGCTCGCTGA
- a CDS encoding septal ring lytic transglycosylase RlpA family protein, translating to MNHTTTLARRLSLTLLLATLLSAACATAAFGAPSAAEVATSRQALDRALAERSAAEARAARLSKSVAAATGRLDEAMASQQAAQKRLRSHANAAYRSGQISILAMLFGSVDFADFSSRWALLTRINEDEARSVRRFKAARAKARATAKQLLALQQAHSRELRGIERQARQAKAELASDQAAYQEYQRRATPRPASSGNRDVRRPSPSVPQVAGNGAWGTGVASHYGRNFTGRGASGKRIGPDSMMVAHKTLPFGTLVEFRYKGRTAVASVEDRGPFTPGRDWDLGPGVIRILGFNGVHKVSYRIVGR from the coding sequence ATGAACCACACAACCACACTCGCTCGGCGACTCTCGCTGACCCTCCTCCTCGCGACGCTCCTGAGCGCTGCGTGTGCAACCGCGGCGTTCGGGGCCCCCTCGGCAGCCGAGGTGGCCACCAGCCGCCAAGCCCTCGATAGGGCGCTTGCCGAGCGTAGTGCCGCCGAAGCGCGTGCAGCGCGACTCTCCAAATCGGTGGCCGCGGCAACCGGCCGCCTCGACGAAGCCATGGCCTCGCAGCAGGCCGCCCAGAAGCGGCTACGTTCGCATGCGAACGCCGCCTACCGCTCGGGTCAGATCTCCATCCTGGCAATGCTCTTCGGATCGGTCGACTTCGCTGACTTCTCGTCGCGCTGGGCTCTGCTCACCCGCATCAACGAGGACGAGGCCCGCTCGGTGCGCCGGTTCAAAGCAGCCCGGGCAAAGGCTCGCGCCACGGCGAAGCAACTCCTCGCCCTGCAGCAGGCACACTCACGCGAACTCAGGGGGATTGAGCGGCAGGCTCGCCAGGCCAAAGCGGAACTCGCCAGTGACCAGGCTGCGTACCAGGAGTACCAGCGTCGTGCGACCCCCCGACCTGCGTCGAGCGGCAACCGAGACGTGCGACGTCCCTCGCCCTCGGTCCCGCAGGTGGCCGGGAACGGCGCGTGGGGTACCGGCGTCGCATCGCACTATGGGCGCAACTTCACCGGCCGCGGAGCAAGCGGCAAGCGCATCGGTCCTGACTCCATGATGGTTGCGCACAAGACCCTGCCGTTCGGAACGCTCGTGGAGTTCCGGTACAAAGGCCGGACCGCGGTCGCCAGCGTTGAGGATCGCGGCCCCTTCACCCCCGGGCGTGACTGGGACCTCGGGCCGGGTGTCATCCGTATCCTCGGCTTCAACGGGGTGCACAAGGTCAGCTACCGCATCGTCGGACGGTAG
- a CDS encoding serine hydrolase, which yields MLSAPRRVWLVAFALGLLALSIPTGSAVAAPKPPAVKVPAAQLVTVDGAPLWSRDSAGARPVASTIKLLNALVVRERASLDETVTVAARAAAVSEGGIGIVAGQKLTVGQLLDMMLIASANDAASALAIHVSGSERRHVERMNAKAKQIGLTGTVAVDPHGLGKKERSTPRDLTVLGRRTMADSTLRRIVAKKKVALPRPGKKPLWVPSTNHLLGSYGGISGVKTGYTRPAGYCLVASAKRGGVELVGVVLDAPTLDGRFREMRRLLDWGFAHTRVRTLVTSDTTMAVSWSAEAFDSTIVARPAWTVRRALLDGNPLPKRVIRPAAGVTPPVAVGKRVGMLDLKVGSVVLASVPLIAASDPSNNPTETPTVAGGTRQ from the coding sequence ATGCTGTCGGCCCCGAGACGCGTCTGGCTGGTCGCGTTCGCGCTGGGCCTTCTTGCCCTCAGCATTCCGACCGGCAGTGCTGTCGCCGCGCCGAAGCCCCCTGCGGTGAAGGTTCCTGCGGCCCAGCTCGTCACCGTCGATGGCGCGCCGCTGTGGTCACGCGACTCAGCAGGCGCCCGACCGGTTGCGAGCACCATCAAGCTGCTCAACGCGCTCGTCGTCCGCGAGCGCGCCTCGCTCGATGAGACCGTTACCGTCGCTGCCCGCGCCGCAGCCGTGAGCGAGGGTGGGATCGGCATCGTGGCCGGCCAGAAGCTCACCGTGGGGCAGCTGCTGGACATGATGCTCATCGCATCGGCCAATGACGCCGCCTCCGCCCTCGCCATCCACGTCTCCGGCAGCGAGCGGCGTCACGTGGAGCGAATGAACGCGAAGGCCAAGCAGATCGGCCTCACGGGAACGGTGGCCGTGGACCCGCACGGGCTCGGCAAGAAAGAGCGCTCCACCCCGCGCGATCTCACCGTGCTCGGTCGGCGGACCATGGCCGACTCGACACTGCGCCGCATCGTCGCGAAGAAGAAGGTGGCGCTGCCGCGTCCGGGCAAGAAGCCGCTCTGGGTTCCCTCGACAAACCACCTCCTCGGCTCCTACGGAGGAATCAGCGGCGTGAAGACCGGCTACACGCGGCCGGCCGGCTACTGCCTCGTCGCCTCCGCCAAGCGCGGTGGTGTGGAGCTTGTCGGCGTCGTGCTGGACGCCCCGACGCTCGACGGACGCTTCCGCGAGATGCGCCGCCTTCTCGACTGGGGGTTTGCGCACACGCGGGTCCGCACCCTCGTCACGAGCGATACCACCATGGCGGTGTCGTGGTCGGCCGAGGCTTTCGACTCCACGATCGTCGCGCGACCGGCCTGGACCGTGCGGCGTGCCTTGCTGGATGGCAACCCACTTCCGAAGCGCGTCATCCGACCGGCGGCAGGCGTGACGCCCCCGGTTGCGGTGGGCAAGCGCGTGGGCATGCTTGACCTGAAGGTTGGCAGCGTCGTCCTCGCGTCCGTCCCGCTCATCGCAGCGTCTGACCCGTCGAACAATCCTACCGAGACGCCAACCGTCGCGGGAGGCACCAGACAGTAG
- a CDS encoding hemerythrin domain-containing protein, producing MMTGPLRWEARFESGDRAIDFDHQVLFAIVNEVYSTTLAGGTPLTPLEMLAGFARYAKRHFATEGAFMRATGESDAENHRRAHEGLCADIAVLAKRAGDLEYLDVCAFAYDWLVHHIVEMDLPMVERARSGATISV from the coding sequence ATGATGACGGGGCCGTTGCGGTGGGAAGCAAGATTCGAATCAGGCGACCGCGCCATCGACTTCGATCATCAGGTCCTTTTCGCGATCGTCAACGAGGTCTACTCAACGACACTCGCGGGCGGTACGCCGCTCACCCCCCTCGAGATGCTCGCTGGTTTCGCGCGCTACGCGAAGCGGCACTTCGCCACCGAAGGGGCCTTCATGCGTGCGACTGGGGAGAGCGACGCGGAGAATCACCGCCGAGCCCATGAGGGTCTGTGCGCCGACATCGCCGTACTCGCCAAGCGCGCCGGCGATCTGGAGTATCTGGACGTATGCGCGTTCGCGTACGACTGGCTCGTGCACCATATCGTTGAAATGGACCTGCCCATGGTCGAGCGCGCGCGAAGTGGTGCGACCATCTCCGTGTGA
- a CDS encoding SDR family oxidoreductase has translation MILVSAASGYIGSHVLAQLVAQGRPVRGSARRPERVRITGAQIVKADALDADAVRASLEGVETAYYLVHTLDTGAGYAERDRAAARIFAEAACAAGVRRIIYLGGLGDAQEVLSEHLASRQEVGRLLAESGIPVLEFRASIVVGSGSTSFEMIRNLTEKIPLMTTPRWVRMAAQPIAISDVVAYLVAAIDSPEPDEPLTVYEIGGSEIVSYGDLLRMYARHRGLKRLVIPVPVLSPGLSGWWLYLFTPKQATVGRQLAESLRYPTVVTDDRAARDFPQITPMGAEEALRLAFASENTVFEQTCWAEEFRGRTEPVSLVREGRYIDSRTIRAHCPPEAAFDPIACIGGERGWYAFDTLWDIRGFVDLLLGGPGHRRGRRDQYALIEGDYLEWWLVERVEAPRLLRLRAEMRMPGEGWLQYELEPDDEGTLVRQTAIFDAKGLLGRAYWYFVLPFHHFVFEGTLKGIDRECRELVDGPNTCPLPGAYERAVSEGAGRGGSET, from the coding sequence GTGATTCTGGTCAGCGCAGCGAGCGGCTACATCGGATCGCACGTCCTTGCGCAGCTCGTCGCGCAGGGTAGGCCCGTTCGAGGGTCTGCTCGTCGCCCTGAGCGGGTCCGCATCACAGGCGCTCAGATCGTCAAGGCCGATGCTCTCGACGCCGACGCCGTGCGTGCGTCTCTCGAGGGCGTCGAAACCGCGTACTACCTGGTGCACACGCTGGACACGGGAGCCGGCTATGCCGAGCGCGACCGGGCGGCGGCCCGGATCTTTGCCGAGGCCGCTTGCGCGGCAGGGGTGCGACGCATCATCTACCTTGGCGGACTCGGCGATGCGCAGGAGGTGCTGTCCGAGCACCTGGCGAGCCGACAGGAGGTCGGCCGTCTTCTCGCCGAGAGCGGCATACCCGTGCTCGAGTTTCGCGCGTCGATCGTCGTGGGGTCGGGCTCTACGTCGTTTGAGATGATCCGCAACCTCACGGAGAAGATCCCGCTGATGACCACGCCGCGCTGGGTTCGAATGGCGGCGCAGCCCATCGCCATCTCGGACGTGGTTGCCTATCTCGTCGCCGCGATCGACTCTCCCGAACCCGACGAGCCGCTGACGGTCTACGAGATCGGCGGGTCGGAGATCGTGAGCTACGGCGATCTTCTCCGGATGTATGCGCGGCACCGCGGACTCAAGAGACTCGTGATTCCCGTCCCCGTGCTGTCGCCCGGGCTGTCGGGCTGGTGGCTCTATCTCTTCACGCCGAAGCAGGCCACCGTGGGGCGGCAGCTCGCAGAGTCTCTGCGCTACCCGACGGTCGTGACCGATGACCGCGCCGCGCGCGACTTCCCTCAGATTACGCCGATGGGCGCAGAAGAGGCGCTGCGGCTTGCGTTCGCCTCCGAGAACACGGTATTTGAGCAGACATGCTGGGCTGAGGAGTTTCGGGGCCGAACCGAACCCGTCTCTCTGGTGCGCGAAGGGCGCTACATCGACTCGCGGACGATTCGCGCACACTGTCCGCCCGAGGCGGCGTTCGATCCCATCGCCTGCATCGGAGGAGAGCGCGGGTGGTATGCGTTCGACACGCTGTGGGACATTCGCGGGTTCGTCGACCTGCTGCTGGGCGGCCCCGGTCACCGGCGCGGACGTCGAGACCAGTACGCGCTGATCGAGGGCGACTACCTCGAGTGGTGGCTGGTGGAGCGCGTCGAGGCTCCGCGTCTGCTGCGGCTCCGCGCCGAGATGAGGATGCCCGGCGAGGGATGGCTGCAGTACGAGCTGGAGCCCGATGATGAGGGCACGCTGGTGCGTCAGACGGCCATCTTCGATGCGAAGGGACTGCTCGGCCGCGCGTACTGGTACTTCGTCTTGCCGTTTCATCACTTCGTCTTCGAGGGGACGCTCAAAGGGATCGACAGGGAGTGTCGCGAGCTCGTGGACGGGCCCAACACCTGCCCGCTACCCGGCGCCTACGAGCGAGCGGTGAGCGAAGGGGCAGGCCGCGGCGGCTCAGAGACCTGA
- a CDS encoding aminotransferase class IV, translating into MSEAHIYLNGQIVPLEQAAISPLDIGLLRGFAVFDLLRTVGGRPFLLAEHLERLRASAARLGLTVPATDADIEQVIVSLLELNDHDEATVRLVLTGGVSPDGMKYDRERPTFMILTHDLHEPPAEIYERGARLVLHEHTREFPQAKTTNYLTMLAHRDAVNASGALDLLYHAGGVVSEAASASVYFVKDGCIHAPAQGVLRGTIGELVLGLAEGRHAIVHDEISVTAALDADEVFLTSTTRGVVPIVKLDDITIGEGSPGPVTRDLMQLYAETAVSGL; encoded by the coding sequence ATGTCAGAAGCCCACATCTACCTCAACGGACAGATCGTCCCGCTCGAGCAGGCGGCCATCTCCCCGCTCGACATCGGGCTGCTGCGCGGCTTCGCCGTCTTCGACCTGCTGCGCACGGTAGGAGGACGGCCGTTCCTGCTGGCCGAGCACCTCGAACGACTACGCGCGTCGGCCGCCCGACTCGGTCTCACCGTCCCCGCCACCGATGCTGACATCGAGCAGGTCATCGTTTCACTGCTCGAGCTCAACGATCACGACGAGGCCACGGTGCGACTCGTGCTCACGGGCGGCGTGTCGCCGGACGGCATGAAGTACGACCGCGAACGCCCGACGTTCATGATCCTCACACACGACCTCCATGAGCCCCCTGCCGAAATCTACGAGCGCGGTGCCCGGCTCGTGCTCCATGAGCACACCCGCGAGTTCCCTCAGGCCAAGACCACCAACTACCTGACGATGCTCGCCCACCGCGACGCCGTGAACGCCTCGGGAGCCCTCGACCTGCTGTACCACGCCGGGGGCGTCGTCAGCGAGGCGGCGAGCGCCAGCGTGTACTTCGTCAAGGACGGCTGCATCCACGCGCCCGCACAGGGAGTGCTCCGCGGCACGATCGGCGAGCTGGTGCTCGGCCTGGCCGAGGGGCGACACGCGATCGTCCACGATGAGATCAGCGTCACTGCGGCGCTCGACGCCGACGAGGTGTTCCTTACGTCGACGACGCGCGGCGTGGTGCCGATCGTGAAGCTCGATGACATCACGATCGGTGAAGGCTCCCCGGGTCCCGTCACCCGCGACCTGATGCAGTTGTACGCCGAAACGGCCGTGTCAGGTCTCTGA
- a CDS encoding PaaI family thioesterase, with the protein MRKVAAAQNVSRMCFVCGLENPGGLSARFFETDDGSLIGEFSPCEHHQGYPGRLHGGVATTILDETMGRAISISDPSAWGVTVDLAVRFRRPVPLDSPVRAVARITADRGRIFEGEGEIVLADGTVAVSATGRYLRQDITKIAQGDFDQEWFSDPRDLPDAIDI; encoded by the coding sequence ATGCGCAAGGTCGCCGCCGCTCAGAACGTGAGCCGGATGTGCTTCGTCTGCGGGCTGGAGAACCCCGGCGGGCTGTCAGCGCGGTTCTTCGAAACCGACGACGGCTCCCTGATCGGCGAGTTCTCGCCCTGCGAGCACCATCAGGGCTATCCCGGCAGGCTGCACGGCGGGGTCGCCACGACGATCCTCGACGAGACCATGGGTCGCGCCATCAGCATCAGTGACCCGAGCGCGTGGGGGGTGACGGTCGACCTCGCCGTTCGGTTCCGCAGGCCGGTGCCGCTCGACTCTCCGGTGCGTGCCGTCGCCCGCATCACCGCCGACCGCGGCCGCATCTTCGAAGGCGAAGGCGAGATCGTCCTGGCCGACGGCACGGTCGCCGTGTCAGCGACGGGCCGCTACCTCCGTCAGGACATCACGAAGATCGCGCAGGGCGACTTCGATCAGGAGTGGTTCTCCGACCCGCGGGATCTGCCCGACGCCATCGATATCTGA